Proteins from a single region of Corylus avellana chromosome ca11, CavTom2PMs-1.0:
- the LOC132164963 gene encoding G-type lectin S-receptor-like serine/threonine-protein kinase LECRK3 — translation MDFITLFFLFSAFFTASAQHIQSNVSRSSSLTPTTNSTWLSRSGLYAFGFYKQGNAYAVGIFMAGIPEKTVVWTANRDDPPVSGNVTLLFATDGRLVLQLAKEQVAVVAASFGSASASMLNSGNFVIYNSDQEIIWESFEHATDTLLPGQRLLAGQELISSMSETQHSSGIFRLKMQNDGNLVQYPVGTPDTAPFSFYTSWTGGSGDNVTLNFDADAHLYLLNTTSFNIGNLTDGGYPTEDTIYLMRLDADGIFRIYSHHLKQKGDWSKEWSSSNDVCNSKGLCGLNGFCVLNDQKAECVCLPGFEKVQQGNWTAGCEKSFTVEGCKNKNGDITYNMEEVANTVWEDISYSVVLVPSKDSCAQACLDDCNCEAALFKDRTCRKQRLPLRYGRRQLSDSYTALIKVSTSTPTTPNGNMPKENKKELRVDILIIGVSFVAFGCLLLVISGFVFYKNHFWYGKLSCDGNVELSDDFAPRSFTYSELEKVTDGFKEEVGRGSFGAVFKGTMSNGQKVVAVKRLEKVLAEGEREFQTEMKVIGKTHHRNLIPLLGYCHDGIHRLLVYEYMSNGSLADVLFTPEKQPCWDERMRIARNVARGILYLHEECEQQVIHCDIKPQNILMDEYGCAKISDFGLAKLLKQDQTNTFTGIRGTRGYVAPEWHRKLPITAKADVYSYGIVLLEIICCRKSVDWNLPEEEAILEEWAYHCFKAGDLAKLIGDEDADKKQVERMVKLGIWCIQNEPSLRPSMKKVLLMLEGTVDIPIPPSPDCFLSTI, via the coding sequence TCAGCTCAACATATTCAGTCTAATGTAAGCCGAAGCTCTTCTCTGACACCCACCACAAACTCTACGTGGTTGTCACGTTCTGGTCTCTATGCCTTTGGATTTTACAAGCAGGGCAATGCCTACGCTGTCGGGATTTTTATGGCCGGAATTCCTGAGAAGACGGTTGTCTGGACTGCAAACCGTGATGACCCACCTGTCTCCGGCAATGTTACCTTGCTTTTTGCAACCGACGGCAGGCTTGTCCTTCAATTGGCAAAAGAGCAGGTAGCCGTCGTAGCTGCTTCTTTCGGGTCTGCTTCGGCTTCCATGCTTAATTCAGGCAATTTCGTGATCTATAATTCGGATCAAGAAATAATATGGGAGAGTTTTGAGCACGCGACCGATACCCTTTTACCCGGTCAACGTCTCTTAGCAGGTCAAGAGCTGATTTCTAGTATGTCAGAAACTCAACATTCATCAGGTATCTTCCGTCTGAAGATGCAAAATGATGGAAACCTTGTTCAATACCCGGTGGGTACCCCAGACACAGCTCCATTTTCTTTCTATACATCGTGGACAGGTGGCAGTGGAGATAACGTGACGCTAAACTTTGATGCTGATGCCCATCTCTATTTGCTAAACACTACTAGTTTCAATATTGGGAATCTAACGGATGGAGGATATCCTACAGAAGATACTATTTATCTCATGAGACTTGATGCTGATGGGATTTTCCGGATATACTCGCATCATCTGAAACAGAAGGGAGACTGGTCAAAGGAATGGTCATCTTCGAATGATGTGTGCAATTCTAAGGGTCTATGCGGATTAAatggtttttgtgttttaaatgatCAAAAGGCTGAATGTGTATGTCTTCCGGGATTCGAAAAGGTACAACAGGGGAACTGGACTGCTGGCTGCGAGAAGAGTTTCACTGTAGAAggttgcaaaaacaaaaatggagatATTACATACAACATGGAAGAAGTGGCTAACACCGTATGGGAAGATATTTCATATTCTGTTGTGTTAGTACCATCCAAAGATTCTTGCGCACAAGCCTGTTTAGACGACTGTAACTGTGAAGCTGCGCTATTCAAAGACAGGACCTGCCGAAAACAGAGGCTTCCACTAAGATATGGGAGAAGGCAACTGAGTGATTCATACACCGCTCTCATCAAGGTAAGTACGTCTACACCCACTACTCCAAATGGAAATATGCcgaaagaaaacaagaaagagcTTCGAGTGGACATCCTAATTATTGGTGTTTCATTTGTTGCTTTTGGATGCTTGTTGTTGGTAATTTCCGGATTTGTGTtctataaaaatcatttttggtaTGGAAAACTCTCTTGTGATGGAAATGTTGAACTCAGTGACGATTTTGCTCCACGATCGTTCACTTATTCAGAACTTGAGAAAGTGACAGATGGTTTTAAAGAAGAGGTCGGTAGAGGATCATTTGGGGCAGTTTTTAAAGGGACAATGTCAAATGGCCAGAAGGTTGTCGCTGTTAAAAGACTAGAGAAAGTGTTGGCCGAAGGGGAAAGAGAGTTTCAgactgagatgaaagttattgGGAAAACGCATCACAGAAACCTTATCCCTCTGCTCGGGTATTGTCATGACGGAATTCATAGGCTCTTGGTTTATGAGTACATGAGCAACGGGTCACTTGCAGATGTACTTTTCACACCAGAAAAACAACCTTGTTGGGATGAAAGAATGAGAATTGCTCGCAATGTAGCAAGAGGAATTCTTTATCTCCATGAAGAGTGTGAGCAACAGGTCATTCATTGTGATATAAAACCTCAGAACATTCTTATGGATGAATACGGGTGTGCAAAAATTTCTGACTTTGGATTGGCAAAGCTGTTGAAGCAAGACCAAACAAATACCTTTACTGGCATCAGAGGAACAAGGGGGTATGTTGCACCCGAGTGGCATCGAAAACTGCCCATCACAGCAAAAGCAGATGTTTATAGTTATGGAATTGTGCTCTTGGAGATCATATGTTGTCGAAAGAGTGTGGATTGGAATTTACCTGAGGAAGAAGCTATTCTTGAAGAATGGGCCTACCATTGTTTTAAAGCCGGCGACCTAGCTAAATTAATTGGAGATGAAGATGCTGACAAGAAGCAAGTGGAGAGAATGGTTAAATTAGGAATTTGGTGCATTCAGAATGAGCCATCACTTCGGCCCTCAATGAAGAAGGTTCTACTTATGTTAGAAGGGACGGTTGATATTCCAATTCCTCCTAGCCCCGATTGTTTTCTAAGTACGATATAG